Proteins from one Camelina sativa cultivar DH55 chromosome 8, Cs, whole genome shotgun sequence genomic window:
- the LOC104708270 gene encoding porphobilinogen deaminase, chloroplastic produces MDIASSSLSQAHKVVLTRQPASRVNSCSLGSVSAIGFSLPQISSPALNQCRRKQSSSSSGFVKACVAVEQKTRTAIIRIGTRGSPLALAQAYETREKLKSKHPELVEEGAIHIEIIKTTGDKILSQPLADIGGKGLFTKEIDEALINGHIDIAVHSMKDVPTYLPEKTILPCNLVREDVRDAFICLTAASLAELPAGSVVGTASLRRKSQILHKYPALHVEENFRGNVQTRLSKLQGGKVHATLLALAGLKRLSMTENVASILSLDEMLPAVAQGAIGIACRTDDDKMATYLASLNHEETRLAVSCERAFLETLDGSCRTPIAGYAAKDEEGNCFFRGLVASPDGTKVLETSRKGPYVYEDMVKMGKDAGQELLSRAGPGFFGN; encoded by the exons ATGGATAttgcttcttcatctctctctcaagcTCACAAGGTTGTTCTCACGCGTCAACCTGCTTCTCGGGTCAACTCCTGCTCCCTTGGTTCTGTCTCCGCTATTGGATTCTCGCTTCCTCAAATCAGCTCTCCAGCTTTAAATCAATGTCGCCGGAAAcagagctcttcttcttctgggttcGTCAAAGCTTGTGTCGCTGTTGAACAGAAGACCCGTACTGCTATCATCAGAATTGGCACTAGGGGAAG TCCTCTAGCACTTGCTCAAGCATACGAGACACGAGAAAAGCTCAAGTCGAAACATCCAGAACTCGTTGAAGAAGGAGCTATTCACATTGAGATCATTAAAACCACCGGTGACAAGATTCTATCTCAACCGCTTGCTGATATTGGTGGCAAAGGACTTTTCACCAAAGAAATTGACGAGGCCTTAATAAACGGTCATATTGACATAGCTGTTCACTCAATGAAAGATGTCCCAACTTACTTACCTGAAAAAACGATTTTACCTTGTAACCTTGTGCGTGAGGATGTTAGGGATGCGTTTATTTGTCTGACTGCGGCCTCTTTAGCTGAGCTTCCAGCGGGAAGCGTTGTGGGAACAGCTTCTCTCAGGAGAAAATCGCAGATTCTCCACAAGTATCCTGCTTTACAT GTTGAGGAAAACTTTAGGGGTAATGTGCAGACAAGACTATCGAAGCTTCAAGGAGGAAAGGTCCATGCAACTCTATTAGCACTAGCTGGTCTTAAGAGATTGAGTATGACAGAGAATGTCGCTTCTATCTTATCTCTCGATGAAATGCTTCCAGCTGTTGCTCAAGGAGCTATTGGAATTGCCTGTAGAACCGATGATGATAAAATG GCAACTTACTTAGCCTCATTGAACCACGAGGAAACAAGACTAGCAGTTTCATGCGAGAGAGCGTTTCTTGAAACGTTAGATGGCTCATGCCGTACTCCAATTGCTGGATACGCTGCCAAAGACGAAGAAGGCAACTGTTTTTTCAGAGGATTGGTTGCTTCCCCTGACGGTACTAAAG TTCTTGAGACCTCAAGAAAAGGTCCATACGTGTATGAAGACATGGTGAAGATGGGAAAAGACGCGGGCCAAGAATTGCTTTCTCGTGCTGGTCCTGGCTTCTTCGGCAACTGA
- the LOC104708266 gene encoding thioredoxin-like protein YLS8 — protein MSYLLPHLHSGWAVDQAILAEEERLVVIRFGHDWDETCMQMDEVLANVAETIKNFAVIYLVDITEVPDFNTMYELYDPSTVMFFFRNKHIMIDLGTGNNNKINWALKDKQEFIDIIETVYRGARKGRGLVIAPKDYSTKYRY, from the exons atgTCGTATCTTCTACCGCATCTGCACTCCGGTTGGGCCGTGGATCAGGCGATTCTGGCCGAGGAAGAGCGTCTCGTCGTCATTCGTTTCGGCCATGACTGGGATGAAACTTGTATGCAG atggaCGAGGTGCTTGCTAATGTTGCTGAGACGATAAAGAACTTTGCAGTCATTTACCTTGTGGACATCACTGAGGTTCCAGACTTCAACACAATGTACGAGCTGTATGATCCTTCAACGGTCATGTTCTTCTTCAGGAACAAACACATCATGATCGATCTTGGAACtggtaacaacaacaagatcaaCTGGGCTCTAAAGGACAAACAAGAGTTCATCGATATCATTGAAACCGTCTACCGTGGTGCAAGGAAAGGTCGTGGGTTGGTGATTGCTCCAAAAGATTACTCCACCAAGTACCGCTACTAA